Proteins from a single region of Oscillospiraceae bacterium:
- a CDS encoding methyltransferase, producing the protein MENTRGAAVSAPVFCTPTEKIGPFTLYRPPTQFPLGTDSVRLAGWAAPRADERVCDLGCGTGALALLLLARQPRLTIDGVEIDPEACAWARAGVLRSALTDRVRIHEGDWAEIRRLLPAGGYTLAVCNPPYHVRGRGRPSRVHAAAREADVGVPAGVCAAAAWVLRNGGRLALCCPAARLTDWMTAARAACLEPKRLHLIGRSVRLALLEVRKHAGPGLGITTED; encoded by the coding sequence ATGGAAAACACGAGAGGGGCGGCTGTGTCCGCCCCTGTTTTTTGTACACCGACAGAGAAGATCGGCCCGTTTACCTTGTACCGGCCGCCGACGCAGTTTCCCCTCGGGACAGACAGCGTGCGCTTGGCCGGCTGGGCCGCGCCGAGGGCGGACGAACGCGTCTGTGACCTCGGCTGCGGCACGGGCGCGCTTGCGTTGCTGTTGCTGGCGCGGCAGCCGCGCCTCACGATAGACGGAGTGGAGATCGACCCGGAGGCCTGCGCGTGGGCACGCGCCGGGGTCCTGCGCTCGGCGCTCACAGACCGCGTCCGCATCCATGAAGGCGACTGGGCGGAGATCCGGCGCCTGCTGCCCGCGGGTGGGTACACGCTGGCCGTCTGCAACCCGCCCTATCATGTTCGGGGGCGCGGACGGCCCTCACGGGTGCATGCGGCGGCCCGCGAGGCGGATGTCGGCGTACCCGCGGGGGTGTGCGCCGCGGCTGCGTGGGTGCTGCGAAACGGGGGCCGTCTGGCCCTGTGCTGCCCGGCTGCCCGGTTGACCGATTGGATGACGGCGGCGCGCGCGGCATGTTTGGAGCCCAAGCGGCTGCACCTCATCGGCCGGTCCGTCCGCCTGGCACTGTTGGAAGTCCGCAAACACGCCGGCCCGGGGCTTGGGATCACCACGGAGGACTGA
- a CDS encoding 4Fe-4S binding protein, producing MAYHIDEECISCGVCESECIVNCISAGDSKYVIDEEACVECGACAEVCPVGAPKVK from the coding sequence GTGGCTTATCATATCGACGAGGAATGTATCAGCTGCGGCGTCTGTGAGTCGGAGTGCATCGTGAACTGTATCTCTGCGGGCGACAGCAAGTATGTCATCGACGAAGAAGCCTGCGTGGAGTGCGGCGCCTGTGCCGAGGTATGTCCGGTGGGCGCGCCGAAAGTGAAGTAA
- a CDS encoding citrate/2-methylcitrate synthase — protein MRTFIMSVCDAYTRYNRIDPGHYENQHVKRGLRNADGTGVLAGITKIGSVQGYVMQDGEREPADGRLYYRGIDIIDLVEGFSNSDRLGFEETCYLLLFGYLPTRAQLGAFSALLEEARTLPDHFMEDMIFKAPSPDVMNKLARAILALYSYDLEPENRELPNVMRQSLELIARVPLLVAHAYSVKRHYYDHESLVVHHPEKGLSIAENFLHGVRPDGRFSPEEARLLDICMVLHAEHGGGNNSAFACRVLTSSGTDTYAALSAAVGSLKGHRHGGANAKVMEMFSHIRAGVKDWKDDDEVAAFLTRLIRREAGDGSGLIYGMGHAVYTLSDPRAVILKRFAKKLAAKSGMLEEFLLMEAVERITPRVFAEVKGDTKVISANVDMYSGLVYQMLDIPEALYTPIFAIARTVGWCSHRIEELVSGGRIIRPAYRSVVSRKSYVPLEER, from the coding sequence ATGCGCACGTTTATCATGAGTGTATGCGACGCCTACACGCGGTATAACCGGATCGATCCCGGGCATTACGAAAATCAGCATGTGAAACGAGGTCTGCGCAACGCGGACGGCACCGGCGTACTGGCCGGCATCACAAAGATCGGCAGTGTGCAAGGCTACGTCATGCAGGACGGGGAGCGGGAGCCGGCCGACGGCAGGCTCTACTACCGGGGGATCGACATCATCGACCTTGTTGAAGGCTTCAGCAACTCTGACCGCCTGGGTTTTGAAGAGACCTGTTACCTGCTGCTCTTCGGCTACCTGCCCACCCGCGCGCAGCTTGGGGCGTTTTCGGCCCTACTGGAGGAGGCGCGTACGCTCCCGGACCATTTTATGGAGGATATGATCTTCAAAGCGCCCAGTCCCGACGTGATGAACAAGCTGGCGCGCGCCATTTTGGCGCTCTACTCCTACGACCTGGAGCCGGAGAACCGTGAACTGCCCAACGTGATGCGGCAGAGCCTCGAACTCATTGCCCGTGTGCCGCTGCTTGTGGCCCACGCCTACTCGGTCAAGCGACACTACTACGACCACGAGAGTCTGGTGGTCCACCACCCAGAGAAGGGGCTCTCCATCGCGGAAAATTTCCTGCACGGCGTGCGCCCGGACGGACGGTTCTCGCCCGAGGAGGCGAGGCTGCTCGATATCTGTATGGTGCTCCACGCCGAACACGGCGGCGGCAACAACTCGGCCTTCGCCTGCCGTGTGCTGACATCCTCGGGCACAGACACCTACGCGGCGCTCTCGGCGGCCGTGGGCAGCCTGAAGGGCCACCGGCACGGCGGCGCCAACGCCAAGGTCATGGAGATGTTCTCCCACATCCGCGCCGGGGTGAAGGACTGGAAGGACGACGACGAGGTCGCCGCTTTTCTGACCCGCCTGATCCGTCGGGAAGCGGGCGACGGCAGCGGTCTCATCTACGGCATGGGCCACGCCGTGTATACGCTCTCGGACCCGCGGGCCGTCATCTTGAAGCGCTTTGCCAAGAAGCTGGCGGCGAAGAGCGGCATGCTGGAGGAATTTTTGCTCATGGAGGCCGTGGAGCGGATCACCCCGCGCGTCTTCGCGGAGGTGAAGGGGGACACCAAGGTCATCTCGGCCAACGTGGACATGTACTCCGGCCTTGTGTACCAGATGCTCGACATTCCCGAGGCACTTTACACGCCGATCTTTGCCATCGCCCGCACCGTGGGTTGGTGTTCACACCGCATTGAGGAGCTCGTGAGCGGCGGTCGCATCATCCGCCCGGCCTATCGGTCGGTGGTCTCTCGCAAGTCCTATGTACCGCTGGAAGAACGTTGA